The Nitrospirota bacterium genome has a window encoding:
- a CDS encoding RrF2 family transcriptional regulator, whose product MLRLSTKGQYGVRAMYEIARNHGKGPVTIKNISERQKVSIPYLEQILNKLRKNGLIQSVRGPGGGYVLSKGPEQIKIGEILSTLEGPVAISTCLDPSARSEECTMVDICVTRLMWKRLGDKIEEFLNETTLADLIYR is encoded by the coding sequence ATGCTTCGTCTTTCGACAAAAGGACAGTATGGTGTAAGAGCGATGTATGAGATTGCGAGGAATCATGGGAAGGGTCCTGTTACTATAAAAAATATATCTGAGAGACAGAAGGTCTCGATCCCTTACCTTGAGCAGATACTCAATAAGTTGCGGAAGAATGGGCTTATTCAGAGTGTCAGGGGACCCGGGGGTGGTTATGTGCTCAGTAAAGGTCCTGAGCAAATCAAGATTGGGGAAATACTTTCTACGCTTGAAGGGCCGGTTGCGATTTCTACCTGTCTGGATCCGTCTGCTCGGAGTGAAGAATGCACTATGGTTGATATATGCGTTACAAGACTCATGTGGAAGAGGCTCGGTGATAAGATAGAGGAGTTTTTAAATGAGACAACGCTTGCTGATCTTATTTATCGTTAA
- the queF gene encoding preQ(1) synthase has translation MDYTKEHAESGLRVTLPEIECWDNQFKGYEITIVIPEFTSVCPKTGLPDFGTITINYMPDKLCIELKSLKVYINAYRNIGIFYENAVNRILNDIVKACKPVSATVKGEFNPRGGIKSIIEARYPRKRRRDRGVAQTG, from the coding sequence ATGGATTATACGAAAGAGCATGCAGAGAGTGGGCTTAGGGTAACACTTCCAGAGATAGAATGCTGGGATAATCAGTTTAAAGGGTATGAAATCACAATCGTAATACCTGAATTTACATCTGTTTGTCCAAAGACAGGTCTGCCTGATTTCGGAACAATAACGATAAACTACATGCCTGATAAACTCTGTATCGAACTGAAATCACTCAAAGTATATATAAATGCTTACAGGAACATAGGTATATTTTATGAAAATGCAGTAAACCGCATCCTCAATGACATAGTGAAGGCATGTAAACCTGTATCGGCAACAGTCAAAGGAGAATTTAATCCGAGGGGCGGTATTAAATCAATTATAGAGGCTCGGTATCCAAGAAAAAGACGGAGAGATCGGGGCGTAGCGCAGACTGGTTAG
- a CDS encoding tetratricopeptide repeat protein — translation MKKFTTIILIVFIMFPLFPNRVIGEDLAPEVRETTSLLDEVKVLNQKVIELYKEGRYEEAIPYAKRMLEIWEKSLGKEHLDVAIISLTNLVLLYKSTGKYADAEPLLRRILAIFEQVLGEEHLIIAKTLDILSEIYRETGRYALEEPLLKKALEIREKILGREHPDVATSLNNLAVLYRNTWRYLEAEPLFKKALAIREKAFGREHPDVATSLRNLAVFYQNTRRYLEAEPLYKRALEIREKILGKEHPDVAASLDNLAVLYRIMDRYAEVEPLYKRALEIREKALGKEHPDVASSLNNLGWFYKTTGKYEKAEILLKKALEIREKALGKEHPKVAESLENIAWLYNTTGRYAETEFLLKRALEIREKAFGREHPDMAIRITLLAAFYEDMRRYIEAEAMLKRALEIREKAFGKEHPDVAVSINRLGLFYKETGRYREAELLYKRASEIREKVLGKEHPDVATSINNLASLYRVMGRYSEAESLFKRLLNIVENAFGKEHFNVAASLENLALLYKDTGRYQEAEPLFKRALEIRERALGKENPTVAQSLENLALLYKDTGRYLEAEPLFKTALEIRERTFGNEHPNIASNLNDLALFYNATGRYAEAESLFKRSLNIIERVFGREHPDAGANLNNLALLYKNTGRYEEAELLFKRALEIKEKTFGNEHFEVATVLENLALLYQITERYTEAEPLYKRSLEIREKVFGKEHYRVAGSIFDLVELYANLKRYTESHQLFKRGISIHETIRENLFLVLSERQKLGYMKQSVSNIDGFITHTALYMQSDASAITDTFNAWLRWKGAVMEAQGRYMDALTYSDNPEISKRFEELTNVRRGLARLQFSKPEKMDFEEYKKRLKEFEKKKEELESELSQLSKDFALEKMAGRSDVKKISEILPKDSVYLDFARINIYDFKVGKWGKSRYLLFVLIPEKEPVVKLIDVKDAESVDRHIKAYHDEIKLTLIYRQPPKENILKKEAKALYDIVIKPLEPYLKGKKQLYISPDGNLNLIPFEVFITSEGKYFMEDYLINYISAGRDIVKFIDTTVSKGEALIMADPDYNMGLKEKDKVAAEMKVTKAVRETVSRDAGGLKFPRLRDTKQEADNIEKILKEQYRLKVNNYQDRKAIEEVLFSMESPRVLHLSTHGYFLRDEEVRHIQKIGSASMERESPPEVGIENPMLRSGIVLAGVNASLKEGKDDGMVSAEKILGLRLKGTDLVVLSACETGVGDVQNGEGVFGLKRSFILSGAKTVVMSLWSVPSRETTELMTKFYTFMAQGKSKAEALRQAKINIMKKRQNPFFWGAFVVVGKPE, via the coding sequence ATGAAAAAGTTCACAACAATTATCTTGATTGTGTTCATTATGTTCCCGCTATTTCCAAATCGAGTTATAGGAGAAGACCTTGCACCTGAGGTTCGTGAAACCACATCTCTGCTTGACGAAGTAAAAGTGCTTAATCAAAAAGTAATAGAACTCTACAAAGAAGGAAGATACGAAGAGGCGATACCTTATGCAAAGAGGATGCTGGAGATATGGGAAAAGTCATTAGGCAAAGAACACCTTGATGTGGCAATAATAAGCCTTACCAATCTCGTATTGCTTTATAAGTCCACAGGGAAGTATGCAGATGCTGAGCCATTGTTAAGAAGGATCTTGGCGATCTTTGAACAGGTGTTAGGCGAAGAGCATCTGATTATAGCAAAAACTCTTGACATTCTATCAGAGATTTATAGAGAGACCGGAAGATACGCATTAGAAGAACCGCTACTTAAGAAGGCATTAGAAATAAGGGAAAAGATATTGGGCAGGGAACATCCTGATGTAGCAACAAGTCTTAATAATCTGGCAGTGCTTTATCGAAACACATGGAGATATTTAGAAGCAGAACCATTATTCAAGAAGGCATTAGCAATAAGAGAAAAGGCATTTGGCAGGGAACATCCTGATGTAGCAACAAGTCTTAGGAATCTGGCAGTGTTTTATCAAAACACACGGAGATATTTAGAAGCAGAGCCATTGTATAAAAGAGCATTAGAGATAAGGGAAAAGATATTAGGCAAGGAACACCCTGATGTGGCAGCAAGCCTTGATAATCTGGCAGTGCTTTACAGAATTATGGATAGGTATGCAGAAGTAGAGCCGTTATATAAGAGGGCATTAGAGATAAGAGAGAAGGCATTGGGCAAGGAACACCCTGATGTAGCATCAAGCCTCAACAATCTGGGATGGTTTTATAAAACAACAGGTAAGTATGAAAAAGCAGAGATTCTGTTAAAGAAGGCATTAGAGATAAGGGAAAAAGCATTAGGTAAGGAACATCCAAAAGTAGCAGAAAGCCTTGAAAATATAGCATGGCTTTATAACACCACAGGGAGATATGCAGAAACAGAGTTCTTGTTAAAAAGGGCATTAGAGATAAGGGAGAAGGCATTTGGCAGGGAACATCCTGATATGGCAATAAGAATTACTCTTCTTGCAGCGTTTTATGAAGACATGAGGAGATATATAGAGGCAGAGGCGATGCTTAAAAGGGCATTAGAGATAAGAGAGAAGGCGTTTGGTAAAGAACACCCTGATGTGGCGGTGAGCATTAACAGGCTGGGATTATTTTATAAAGAAACTGGCAGGTATAGAGAAGCAGAGTTGTTGTATAAGAGGGCATCAGAGATAAGGGAGAAGGTATTGGGCAAAGAACACCCTGATGTGGCAACAAGCATAAATAATCTGGCATCGCTTTATCGGGTAATGGGAAGATATTCAGAAGCAGAGTCATTGTTTAAAAGGTTATTAAATATAGTAGAGAACGCATTCGGCAAAGAGCATTTTAATGTAGCAGCAAGCCTTGAAAATCTGGCATTGCTTTATAAAGACACGGGTAGATATCAAGAGGCAGAACCATTATTCAAGAGGGCATTAGAAATAAGAGAGCGAGCACTTGGCAAAGAAAACCCTACGGTGGCACAAAGCCTTGAAAATCTGGCATTGCTTTATAAAGACACGGGTAGATATTTAGAAGCAGAACCATTATTCAAGACGGCATTAGAGATAAGAGAGAGGACATTTGGCAATGAGCATCCCAATATAGCATCAAATCTCAACGATCTGGCATTGTTTTATAATGCCACAGGCAGATATGCAGAAGCAGAGTCATTGTTTAAAAGGTCATTAAATATAATAGAGAGAGTATTTGGCAGGGAGCATCCAGATGCAGGAGCAAATCTTAATAATCTGGCATTGCTTTATAAAAACACAGGTAGATATGAAGAGGCAGAGTTGCTGTTCAAGAGGGCATTGGAGATAAAAGAAAAGACTTTTGGCAATGAACATTTTGAAGTAGCAACAGTTCTCGAAAATCTGGCATTGCTTTATCAAATCACAGAGAGATATACAGAAGCAGAACCGTTGTATAAAAGGTCACTGGAGATAAGAGAAAAGGTATTCGGTAAGGAACATTACAGGGTAGCAGGAAGTATCTTCGATCTGGTGGAGCTTTATGCAAATCTCAAAAGATATACCGAGAGTCATCAACTCTTTAAAAGAGGAATATCCATACATGAAACAATAAGAGAGAATCTCTTCTTGGTTTTATCAGAAAGACAAAAACTTGGCTATATGAAACAATCAGTTAGCAATATAGATGGTTTTATCACACATACAGCCCTTTACATGCAATCAGACGCTTCAGCCATAACCGATACCTTCAATGCCTGGCTCAGGTGGAAAGGTGCAGTGATGGAAGCACAGGGTAGATATATGGATGCCCTCACATATTCAGATAACCCTGAAATCAGCAAGAGGTTTGAGGAACTGACAAATGTAAGGCGAGGGTTAGCAAGGCTACAGTTTTCTAAGCCAGAGAAGATGGATTTTGAAGAATACAAAAAGAGACTCAAAGAGTTTGAGAAGAAAAAAGAAGAACTTGAATCGGAGTTAAGCCAGTTGAGCAAGGACTTTGCCCTTGAGAAGATGGCAGGAAGGTCAGATGTAAAAAAGATTTCAGAGATACTCCCAAAGGATTCGGTTTATTTAGACTTTGCAAGGATAAATATTTATGACTTTAAAGTGGGGAAATGGGGAAAGTCCCGATACCTTTTATTTGTCCTTATACCAGAGAAGGAACCGGTAGTTAAACTCATAGATGTAAAGGATGCAGAATCCGTTGATAGGCATATCAAGGCATACCATGACGAGATAAAATTGACTTTAATCTATAGGCAACCGCCTAAAGAAAACATTCTAAAAAAAGAGGCAAAGGCATTGTATGACATAGTTATAAAACCATTAGAGCCATATTTAAAAGGTAAAAAACAACTTTACATAAGCCCTGATGGTAATCTTAATCTTATACCATTTGAAGTATTCATAACATCTGAAGGCAAATATTTCATGGAAGATTATCTCATTAACTACATATCAGCAGGCAGGGATATAGTGAAGTTTATAGATACAACTGTCAGCAAGGGAGAAGCCCTTATCATGGCAGACCCTGATTATAACATGGGATTAAAGGAAAAAGATAAGGTGGCAGCAGAGATGAAGGTGACAAAGGCAGTGAGGGAAACCGTATCGAGAGATGCAGGAGGGCTAAAGTTTCCAAGACTGCGAGATACAAAGCAAGAAGCAGATAACATAGAGAAGATATTAAAAGAGCAATACCGTCTAAAAGTGAATAACTACCAGGATAGAAAAGCGATAGAAGAGGTATTGTTTTCAATGGAATCACCGAGGGTATTACACCTTTCCACCCACGGGTATTTTTTAAGAGATGAAGAGGTAAGACACATCCAGAAGATAGGATCTGCCTCCATGGAAAGAGAAAGTCCTCCTGAAGTGGGTATCGAGAACCCGATGCTTCGTTCAGGGATAGTCCTTGCAGGGGTGAATGCATCCCTGAAGGAGGGCAAGGATGATGGGATGGTGAGCGCTGAGAAGATACTTGGATTAAGACTAAAAGGCACAGACCTTGTGGTATTGTCAGCATGCGAAACCGGAGTAGGAGATGTACAGAATGGTGAAGGGGTATTTGGTCTCAAGAGGTCTTTTATCCTATCAGGAGCGAAGACAGTTGTAATGAGCCTTTGGAGTGTGCCAAGCAGAGAAACGACAGAGCTTATGACAAAGTTTTACACCTTCATGGCACAAGGAAAATCCAAGGCAGAGGCGCTAAGGCAGGCAAAAATAAATATAATGAAAAAGAGGCAAAATCCCTTTTTCTGGGGAGCCTTTGTGGTAGTAGGAAAACCTGAGTAA
- a CDS encoding rhodanese-like domain-containing protein — protein MEIFIIVFIVVVIISIFLLLLIIKLKKSQKSPIIPLQDQSRLIREDSRWFGGANAKVKVVEFADFLCPACALFEPVAKEIRSIYGDKIQYVFRHFPLTDVNPFSQIAAEAAECFGEQGKFFEAVELFYKNRKNLSIGTFKQFVEELGLDEQKFTSCLGSGLMTKKVSRDKEDVEVLGVKGTPTIFIGGKVIEPFYLLEPVSISSTFEPWGGDKVIEGFYPLAQVKKWVDEALIAKGEIPRIGSKELFERQQKGEKIIVLDVREKNEYEEEHIPDALHFPKSKFDKKNLELMKFLEGIPKKQMIVTYCGAGHRSGWLAINLRKIGYTNVWNLDGISFWNSYGLPLIVGPKLPPELEPVRIRTEEAYYIFTSFSDVLFVDIRDVEEYEQAHIKGAINIPLAEIEDRLDELHRDKEIVLYCSGTFGGGTCSASLSAGRILIDNGIKFGNIKVYEDGFGSWEQAGYPISKGNQP, from the coding sequence ATGGAAATTTTCATTATTGTTTTTATCGTGGTAGTTATTATTAGTATATTCCTGCTTCTCCTGATCATTAAACTAAAAAAAAGTCAAAAATCGCCGATAATTCCTTTGCAAGACCAGTCGCGTCTTATCCGCGAAGATAGTCGCTGGTTTGGTGGAGCGAACGCAAAAGTAAAGGTAGTAGAATTTGCTGATTTCCTGTGCCCTGCCTGTGCGCTGTTCGAACCAGTAGCTAAGGAAATTCGTTCTATTTACGGAGATAAGATTCAATATGTCTTCCGCCATTTCCCGCTTACTGATGTTAATCCATTTTCTCAAATAGCAGCAGAAGCAGCAGAATGTTTTGGCGAACAGGGAAAATTTTTTGAAGCGGTAGAACTTTTCTATAAAAATCGAAAAAATCTTTCCATCGGGACATTTAAACAATTTGTTGAAGAACTAGGTCTTGATGAGCAGAAGTTTACTTCCTGTCTCGGTTCTGGTTTGATGACTAAAAAGGTCTCAAGAGACAAAGAAGATGTAGAGGTATTAGGCGTAAAAGGAACACCAACGATATTTATTGGAGGTAAAGTTATTGAACCATTCTATCTACTTGAACCTGTCTCTATTTCTTCTACCTTCGAACCTTGGGGAGGAGATAAAGTTATTGAAGGCTTCTATCCTCTTGCACAGGTAAAGAAATGGGTGGATGAGGCACTCATTGCAAAAGGCGAAATCCCCAGAATTGGCTCAAAAGAACTCTTTGAGCGTCAGCAAAAAGGGGAGAAAATAATCGTTCTTGATGTCCGAGAAAAGAACGAATACGAAGAAGAGCATATCCCAGATGCACTTCATTTTCCCAAGAGTAAATTTGATAAGAAGAATCTGGAACTTATGAAGTTTCTGGAAGGGATTCCGAAGAAACAAATGATTGTGACTTACTGTGGTGCTGGACATCGTTCTGGCTGGCTAGCCATTAATCTTCGTAAAATTGGTTATACCAATGTCTGGAATCTTGATGGAATTTCTTTCTGGAATAGCTACGGACTACCCCTTATTGTCGGTCCAAAACTGCCACCTGAGCTTGAACCAGTGCGGATTCGCACCGAAGAAGCTTATTATATATTTACTAGTTTTTCTGATGTGCTATTTGTTGACATCCGTGATGTTGAAGAATACGAGCAAGCCCATATCAAAGGTGCGATCAACATTCCTCTTGCCGAGATAGAAGATAGATTGGATGAATTGCACAGAGATAAAGAAATTGTTCTTTATTGCAGTGGCACTTTTGGTGGTGGAACATGCTCGGCAAGTCTGAGTGCTGGCAGGATTCTGATTGACAATGGTATTAAGTTCGGAAATATCAAAGTATATGAAGATGGATTTGGAAGTTGGGAACAGGCTGGTTATCCGATCTCAAAAGGAAACCAACCATGA
- a CDS encoding 4Fe-4S dicluster domain-containing protein → MENRYNEIKRQKIYGNRVDVSLVSDSEEGKLFEVEVCKSATIGCPNCLMNTRDMAEKIEKILVLSGLSADIFKKLDGKKIHYHHIFRVAVSGCPNSCSQPQIKDFGISGQAKVVRTDAECIECGECIRICKEDAVTVDNAEPSINCERCVMCGHCARVCPTSSLSVEKTGYRVMVGGKLGRHPRLSDTIANLASEQEVLRILQSLVEVIKKEGKPEEKVGSLVERIGISQLFRITLYS, encoded by the coding sequence ATGGAAAACAGATACAATGAAATAAAGAGACAGAAAATATATGGGAATAGGGTAGATGTCTCTTTAGTCAGTGATTCAGAAGAAGGTAAACTCTTTGAGGTAGAGGTCTGTAAGAGTGCAACAATCGGGTGCCCAAATTGCCTTATGAATACAAGAGATATGGCTGAGAAGATAGAAAAAATACTTGTATTAAGTGGGCTCTCAGCTGATATTTTTAAAAAACTCGATGGTAAAAAAATACACTACCATCATATTTTTAGAGTAGCAGTCTCCGGATGTCCCAATTCGTGCAGCCAGCCTCAGATAAAAGACTTTGGAATAAGTGGACAGGCTAAGGTTGTTAGAACAGATGCTGAGTGCATTGAATGCGGAGAGTGTATCAGAATATGTAAGGAAGACGCTGTAACTGTAGATAATGCTGAACCCTCTATCAACTGTGAACGGTGTGTAATGTGTGGACACTGCGCAAGAGTATGCCCTACATCATCACTTTCTGTTGAAAAGACCGGCTATAGAGTAATGGTAGGTGGAAAGCTTGGAAGACACCCAAGACTGTCAGATACAATAGCAAACCTTGCTTCAGAGCAAGAGGTTCTGAGAATACTTCAATCATTAGTAGAAGTTATAAAGAAAGAAGGAAAACCTGAAGAAAAAGTTGGCTCACTTGTTGAACGAATAGGAATTAGCCAACTTTTTAGAATAACATTATATTCTTAA
- a CDS encoding Crp/Fnr family transcriptional regulator → MDNCEALTLVPYFKGLKEETICSILEYSYVKNLPKGQYLFMSDGICNHLFIIKEGLIEIFQMGEDGKKIILHYAGKGAFLGDTILFDEGKYGADAYAVKDSELLVIEKRNFEKLIYTHPEIGIRMLVDFGRRIKKLKSFAAEIALNDVRKRIIRLILELVGNESVDSKNAIILNDVPTQDEMAFRIGTVREVLCRGLHKLEKENLIRVKRGKIIVYDINKLRELVLEKEEDSLFPITLPMKKLEVLSEVF, encoded by the coding sequence ATGGATAATTGTGAAGCCCTTACATTAGTCCCTTACTTCAAGGGATTAAAAGAGGAAACAATCTGTTCAATTCTCGAATACTCTTATGTAAAAAACCTCCCCAAGGGGCAATACCTATTTATGTCGGACGGAATCTGTAACCATCTCTTCATAATAAAAGAAGGATTGATAGAGATTTTCCAGATGGGTGAGGATGGAAAGAAGATCATTTTGCATTATGCGGGTAAGGGTGCTTTTCTGGGAGACACAATTCTTTTTGATGAAGGCAAATACGGTGCTGATGCTTATGCTGTTAAGGATTCTGAACTCCTCGTCATAGAAAAGAGGAACTTTGAAAAACTAATATACACCCATCCTGAGATCGGTATAAGGATGTTGGTGGATTTTGGAAGAAGGATTAAAAAATTGAAGTCCTTCGCAGCAGAGATAGCGCTTAATGATGTGAGGAAAAGGATTATAAGGTTGATACTGGAGCTCGTGGGAAATGAAAGTGTCGATAGTAAGAATGCCATTATTCTGAACGATGTTCCAACACAGGATGAGATGGCTTTCAGAATAGGGACAGTCAGGGAGGTCTTATGCAGGGGACTCCATAAACTTGAAAAGGAGAATCTCATTAGGGTAAAAAGAGGAAAGATTATCGTATATGACATAAATAAATTAAGGGAACTGGTTCTTGAAAAAGAAGAAGATAGTCTTTTTCCTATAACCCTACCGATGAAAAAACTTGAAGTCCTTTCTGAGGTGTTTTAG
- the dsrB gene encoding dissimilatory-type sulfite reductase subunit beta has protein sequence MSKIGGIGVVPVEENIPPVVLKNYGEWDAHEIMRPGVIKRISETGDTCYTVRIAMPPSRISVATMLELCDLADEYSGGYFRITLRNSFEFVDVNPEKIEELIEKVEAKGFPVGGTKNSMHNIMACPSWIHCNLPATDSPGIAKALGDALIDEFKNHRLPSWLKINIGGCANIEEALMADIGIIGVHRDLPIVLDDRIKICERPTVISICPTYAIKPKGEYSVQISAERCIHCGACTMHCEAILTGDPKLDGFAVSVGGKASNTGSGPDLGRIVIPYLPNNPPKWEEAVNAVIQIVDAWRKDAEPDERIREWINRIGWDRFFRKAGIKVSIKDIDGYMYGNEFARSDLRFGW, from the coding sequence ATGAGTAAAATCGGTGGAATAGGGGTAGTGCCTGTTGAGGAGAATATTCCTCCTGTAGTATTAAAAAACTACGGAGAATGGGATGCCCATGAAATAATGAGACCAGGTGTTATAAAACGTATCTCTGAGACAGGAGATACATGCTATACAGTAAGGATTGCTATGCCACCATCGAGAATCAGCGTTGCCACAATGTTAGAGCTCTGTGATCTTGCAGATGAATACTCAGGGGGATACTTCAGGATCACACTGAGAAACTCTTTTGAGTTTGTTGATGTAAATCCAGAAAAGATAGAGGAACTTATAGAAAAAGTCGAAGCGAAGGGATTTCCCGTAGGTGGGACAAAGAATTCCATGCATAATATAATGGCATGTCCAAGCTGGATTCACTGTAACCTACCAGCCACTGATTCTCCTGGGATAGCAAAGGCTTTAGGTGATGCCCTAATAGATGAATTTAAAAACCACAGACTTCCATCATGGCTGAAAATCAATATCGGTGGCTGTGCCAATATTGAGGAAGCATTAATGGCTGACATTGGCATAATAGGTGTTCACAGAGACCTACCTATAGTCCTTGATGATAGAATAAAGATATGCGAACGTCCAACGGTTATCTCTATATGTCCGACTTATGCAATAAAACCTAAAGGAGAATATAGTGTCCAGATCAGCGCTGAGAGATGCATACACTGTGGAGCCTGCACAATGCACTGCGAGGCTATATTAACCGGAGACCCAAAACTCGATGGTTTTGCAGTATCTGTAGGAGGTAAGGCATCCAATACAGGTAGTGGTCCTGACCTTGGTCGGATTGTGATTCCATATCTGCCTAATAACCCTCCAAAATGGGAAGAGGCTGTTAATGCAGTAATACAGATAGTTGATGCATGGAGGAAAGATGCCGAACCTGACGAAAGGATAAGGGAGTGGATAAACAGGATCGGCTGGGATAGGTTCTTCAGAAAGGCAGGGATTAAGGTCAGTATTAAGGATATAGACGGCTATATGTATGGTAATGAGTTTGCAAGATCAGACCTCAGGTTTGGTTGGTAG
- a CDS encoding TusE/DsrC/DsvC family sulfur relay protein, protein METLIGHHGKKLKLDEDGYLLNIDSWDINVVEYLARMEGIKELTNEHWKLITAIRLYYERTGMSPQCREILKETGLTKKDMYRLFPSGHLRGAYKLAGLPKPAGCN, encoded by the coding sequence ATGGAAACATTAATAGGACATCATGGGAAAAAACTCAAACTTGACGAGGATGGTTATCTCCTGAATATTGATAGCTGGGATATAAATGTCGTAGAGTATCTTGCAAGGATGGAAGGTATTAAAGAACTTACAAATGAACACTGGAAACTTATTACTGCAATCAGACTCTATTATGAAAGGACTGGCATGTCTCCTCAATGCCGGGAGATCCTCAAGGAAACTGGACTTACCAAAAAGGATATGTATAGATTGTTCCCTTCAGGACATCTTAGAGGTGCATATAAACTGGCTGGTTTACCAAAACCTGCTGGATGTAACTGA
- a CDS encoding tetrahydrofolate dehydrogenase/cyclohydrolase catalytic domain-containing protein: MSAQLIDGRKVASNIKENIKKEVSELKTKGVNPCLAVIFDDTDPTARKYVSLKEKACVEVGIDLRVHDIQGTTTQDDLVKSIERFNADPEVNGILLQFPLNKGLDEKDAIKRIVPEKDIDGCSSYSIGKLIHDEPSFIPCTPYGAIKMLEDYRINPAGKHTVVVERNNSGKSLAFLLLKKNATVTICSNKTTDLKGKCQKADILCVDIGKAKMITADMVKEGAAVIDMGMNVTSNGKIIGDVDFDAVKEKAAYITPVPGGAGPTTIAMLMHNTVLAAKMQAKIL, translated from the coding sequence GTGTCAGCCCAGTTGATTGATGGGAGAAAAGTAGCCTCAAATATTAAGGAGAATATTAAAAAGGAAGTCTCTGAACTTAAGACAAAAGGGGTTAATCCGTGTCTTGCGGTTATCTTCGATGACACTGATCCAACTGCAAGGAAGTATGTTAGTTTAAAGGAAAAGGCCTGTGTGGAGGTCGGCATCGATCTCCGTGTCCATGATATTCAGGGTACGACAACTCAGGATGATCTCGTCAAGTCTATTGAGAGGTTTAATGCGGATCCAGAGGTAAACGGTATACTCCTTCAGTTTCCTCTTAATAAGGGGCTTGATGAAAAGGATGCGATAAAAAGAATTGTACCCGAAAAGGACATTGATGGCTGTAGTTCTTATTCAATTGGTAAACTCATCCATGATGAACCCTCCTTTATTCCATGTACACCATATGGAGCAATAAAGATGCTTGAGGATTACAGGATAAACCCAGCAGGAAAACATACTGTTGTTGTTGAAAGGAACAATAGTGGAAAATCTCTTGCATTTTTGCTTTTAAAAAAGAATGCCACTGTAACTATATGCTCAAACAAGACAACAGACCTAAAGGGAAAATGCCAAAAGGCAGATATATTATGTGTTGACATCGGAAAGGCAAAGATGATAACTGCCGATATGGTTAAAGAGGGTGCGGCGGTCATAGATATGGGAATGAATGTAACATCAAATGGTAAAATAATTGGAGATGTAGATTTTGATGCTGTAAAGGAGAAGGCAGCCTATATAACCCCAGTTCCTGGAGGCGCAGGACCTACGACTATCGCTATGCTTATGCATAACACAGTTTTGGCTGCAAAGATGCAGGCCAAAATATTGTGA
- a CDS encoding NifU family protein — protein sequence MTTEKTFKLDLRNIVVFDRHNRIFEAWAKLDAGETLQIINDHDPKPLHYQFEGEYKDSYNWEYVQKGPKDWIVNITKTKVTKALGSELKKKVEDTLMQIRPYLQADGGDVELVDVDEVSKTVKVRLVGACGVCPSSSMTLKGGVEESIKKNVPEIEKVEAVLY from the coding sequence ATGACTACAGAAAAAACATTCAAATTGGATTTAAGAAATATAGTAGTTTTTGACCGACATAACAGGATATTCGAGGCATGGGCGAAATTGGACGCAGGAGAAACGCTTCAAATAATTAACGATCATGACCCCAAGCCATTGCATTATCAGTTTGAGGGCGAATACAAAGATTCCTACAATTGGGAGTATGTTCAGAAAGGGCCTAAGGACTGGATTGTAAATATCACAAAGACAAAGGTAACTAAGGCATTAGGCAGCGAACTGAAGAAAAAAGTGGAGGATACATTAATGCAGATTCGGCCTTATCTGCAGGCAGACGGTGGAGATGTCGAGTTGGTTGATGTTGACGAGGTTTCTAAAACAGTCAAGGTGCGTTTAGTCGGTGCCTGTGGCGTATGCCCATCATCGAGCATGACTTTGAAGGGAGGTGTTGAGGAATCTATCAAGAAGAATGTGCCTGAGATTGAGAAGGTTGAAGCGGTTTTATATTAG